In one Tessaracoccus palaemonis genomic region, the following are encoded:
- a CDS encoding glycoside hydrolase family 36 protein, which translates to MFELAWGEDDSPLYLTDDAGPVRLALTQRRFAPDSGPVHTIALVEVLAVGYGRSPNSMRASRTVIGDRLRYVGHETASVGEVRTLLVRQVDERSGLSAVTSVTHTVGQRAYRFATTLTNGGEERLHIQQVTSAAVTGLTGFLGERSELDLWRASNEWCGESRWFATGLGGAAGLADIDARAHGHFTRGALSSVGRSTWSCDGALPVAVLENRTSGRAVAWQIENNGPWRWGLETLFEDGDALGLALLGPTDLDHSWLIDLRPGEAFTTVPASVVLSDSGLEGAIGELTRHRRSSHLGVEADAYRPLVFNDYMNALMGDPTTEKLIPLIDAAAEVGAGYFCIDAGWYDDGGDWWPSVGAWEPSTVRFGELGLVGVLDRIRAKGMSPGLWVEPEVVGVRSPVAHQLPEEAFMHRGGARIVEHDRYFLDFRSQAARDHLDGVFERLIGEYGATYFKWDYNVTPGTGPDTEASSPGAGLLDHTRALLAWVEELRARHPDIILEACSSGAQRMDPATLAHFDLQSTSDQQESLLYPPIAAAAPMAMPPEFAGNWAYPQPEWTLEQVAFTLVTGLSGRLYLSGHLDRLDQEQLSLVREATAVYPEVMAHHARALPRWPIGLPGWDDGQVAVAGVDAAGAVVFVWNRDEAAAELELAFPDLVGQDVDVRCLFPTSLPPWQTRWRPEHGKMTVDLAGAGASARILRLTRR; encoded by the coding sequence ATGTTCGAGCTGGCCTGGGGCGAGGATGACTCGCCGCTGTACCTCACCGACGACGCCGGGCCGGTGCGCCTGGCGCTCACGCAGCGGCGGTTCGCTCCCGACTCGGGGCCGGTCCACACGATCGCGCTGGTGGAGGTGCTGGCCGTCGGGTACGGCCGCTCGCCGAACAGCATGCGCGCCAGTCGGACGGTCATCGGCGACCGACTCCGGTACGTCGGCCACGAGACGGCCAGCGTCGGCGAGGTCCGGACGCTGCTCGTGCGGCAGGTCGATGAACGTTCTGGCCTGTCGGCGGTCACGTCGGTGACGCACACCGTCGGACAGCGGGCGTACCGGTTCGCCACGACGCTCACCAACGGTGGCGAGGAGCGGCTGCACATCCAGCAGGTCACGTCCGCGGCGGTCACCGGGCTGACCGGGTTCCTCGGGGAGCGGTCCGAGCTTGACCTCTGGAGGGCGAGCAACGAATGGTGCGGTGAGAGCCGCTGGTTCGCCACCGGCCTCGGAGGAGCGGCCGGCCTGGCCGACATCGATGCCCGCGCCCATGGGCACTTCACACGCGGCGCCTTGTCGTCGGTCGGACGGTCGACCTGGTCGTGCGACGGGGCGCTGCCTGTCGCGGTGCTCGAGAACCGCACGTCGGGTCGTGCCGTGGCCTGGCAGATCGAGAACAACGGACCCTGGCGGTGGGGGCTGGAGACGCTGTTCGAGGACGGCGACGCGCTCGGCCTGGCGCTGCTCGGACCCACCGACCTCGACCACTCGTGGCTGATCGACCTCCGGCCGGGGGAGGCCTTCACGACGGTGCCGGCTTCGGTTGTCCTGTCGGACAGCGGGCTCGAGGGGGCGATCGGCGAGCTGACGCGGCACCGTCGGTCGTCGCATCTCGGCGTGGAGGCCGACGCGTACCGGCCGCTGGTCTTCAACGACTACATGAACGCGCTCATGGGTGACCCGACAACCGAGAAGCTGATTCCGCTGATCGACGCGGCCGCCGAGGTGGGCGCCGGGTACTTCTGCATCGACGCAGGCTGGTACGACGACGGTGGTGACTGGTGGCCAAGCGTCGGCGCCTGGGAACCGTCCACCGTCCGGTTCGGGGAACTCGGCCTCGTCGGCGTGCTTGACCGCATCCGTGCGAAGGGTATGAGCCCGGGCCTCTGGGTGGAGCCTGAGGTTGTCGGCGTGCGGTCGCCCGTCGCCCACCAGCTTCCCGAGGAAGCCTTCATGCACAGGGGTGGCGCGCGCATCGTCGAGCACGACCGCTACTTCCTCGACTTCCGCAGCCAGGCCGCGCGCGACCATCTCGACGGCGTCTTCGAGCGCCTCATCGGCGAGTACGGCGCGACGTATTTCAAATGGGACTACAACGTCACCCCGGGCACGGGGCCGGACACCGAGGCATCATCTCCGGGAGCCGGACTCCTCGACCACACCCGAGCACTGCTGGCGTGGGTGGAGGAACTTCGCGCTCGACACCCGGACATCATCCTCGAGGCATGCTCGTCGGGCGCCCAACGAATGGATCCCGCGACTCTGGCGCACTTCGACCTGCAGTCCACCAGCGACCAGCAGGAGTCCCTGCTGTACCCACCCATCGCGGCGGCGGCTCCGATGGCGATGCCTCCCGAGTTCGCAGGCAACTGGGCCTACCCCCAGCCGGAATGGACGCTCGAGCAGGTGGCCTTCACGCTGGTGACCGGCCTGTCGGGCCGCCTGTATCTGTCCGGACATCTCGACAGGCTCGATCAGGAGCAGCTGTCCCTCGTGCGGGAGGCAACGGCCGTCTACCCGGAGGTGATGGCTCATCATGCGCGGGCGCTGCCACGGTGGCCGATCGGTCTCCCGGGCTGGGACGACGGTCAGGTCGCCGTCGCGGGCGTCGACGCAGCCGGTGCCGTTGTCTTCGTCTGGAACCGGGACGAGGCCGCTGCCGAACTGGAACTCGCGTTCCCCGACCTCGTCGGCCAGGACGTCGACGTGAGGTGCCTGTTCCCGACGTCGTTGCCCCCGTGGCAGACGCGCTGGAGGCCAGAGCACGGGAAGATGACGGTGGACCTTGCGGGCGCAGGCGCTTCGGCGAGGATCCTCAGGCTGACCAGGCGGTGA
- the arfA gene encoding arabinosylfuranosidase ArfA, which translates to MNVSATVDPQRSLGQIDRRIFGGFVEHLGRHIYDGIFEPGHPSADENGFRTDVIELVKELGVSTIRYPGGNFVSGYNWEDGVGPRDQRPERLDLAWHTTETNQVGLHEFAHWCDAVASDMMMAVNLGTRGVAEALALLEYCNVPNPTARTRQRAANGHPDPFGITMWCLGNEMDGPWQVGHRSAEDYAKIASQTAKAMKMLDNSLEFVACGSSSRAMPTFGKWEETVLEHAFDDLDFISCHAYYEEIDGDTQEFLTSAADMDLFIKQVVAVCDAAAAKHKSDKQIMISFDEWNVWYLTEWQKIEGKIPVDVWPTAPRLLEDTYNVKDAVVVGDLLITLLRHSDRVRSASLAQLVNVIAPIMTEPGGPTWRQTTFFPFSITSRLTAGESIPVDVTCPSVFSRKADADVPTVNAVATLDDGGVSLFVVNRSLTDAFDLDVDLSQLAGSRTLSLAEAHVIADEDLTAANTLPDPERVAPKSLEVAVDPMVSAQLPPVSWAAIRLEF; encoded by the coding sequence GTGAACGTCTCGGCAACGGTGGACCCCCAACGCTCCCTCGGCCAGATCGACCGACGCATCTTCGGCGGCTTCGTCGAGCACCTCGGCCGCCACATCTACGACGGGATCTTCGAGCCCGGCCACCCCTCCGCGGATGAGAACGGCTTCCGCACCGACGTGATCGAGCTCGTGAAGGAGCTCGGCGTCAGCACCATCCGCTACCCCGGGGGCAACTTCGTCTCCGGCTACAACTGGGAGGACGGCGTCGGGCCGCGCGACCAGCGTCCCGAGCGACTCGACCTCGCCTGGCACACCACAGAGACCAACCAGGTCGGCCTCCACGAGTTCGCCCACTGGTGCGACGCCGTCGCCTCGGACATGATGATGGCCGTCAACCTCGGCACCCGCGGCGTCGCGGAGGCCCTCGCGCTGCTGGAGTACTGCAACGTCCCCAACCCGACGGCCCGCACCCGCCAGCGCGCCGCCAACGGACACCCCGACCCCTTCGGCATCACGATGTGGTGCCTGGGCAACGAGATGGACGGCCCCTGGCAGGTCGGGCACCGCTCGGCCGAGGACTACGCCAAGATCGCGTCGCAGACCGCCAAGGCCATGAAGATGCTCGACAACTCCCTGGAGTTCGTCGCCTGCGGCTCGTCGTCGCGCGCCATGCCGACCTTCGGGAAGTGGGAGGAGACCGTCCTCGAGCACGCCTTCGACGACCTCGACTTCATCTCCTGCCACGCCTACTACGAGGAGATCGACGGCGACACGCAGGAGTTCCTGACCTCGGCCGCCGACATGGACCTCTTCATCAAGCAGGTCGTCGCCGTGTGCGACGCCGCCGCGGCGAAGCACAAGTCCGACAAGCAGATCATGATCTCGTTCGACGAGTGGAACGTCTGGTATCTCACCGAGTGGCAGAAGATCGAGGGCAAGATCCCCGTCGACGTGTGGCCGACGGCGCCGCGCCTGTTGGAGGACACCTACAACGTCAAGGACGCCGTCGTCGTCGGCGACCTCCTCATCACGCTCCTTCGTCACTCCGACCGGGTCCGCTCGGCGTCGCTGGCCCAGCTGGTCAACGTGATCGCCCCGATCATGACCGAGCCCGGCGGCCCCACCTGGCGCCAGACGACCTTCTTCCCGTTCTCGATCACCTCGCGGCTCACCGCCGGCGAGTCGATCCCGGTCGACGTCACCTGCCCCTCGGTCTTCTCCCGCAAGGCCGACGCGGACGTCCCGACCGTCAACGCCGTCGCCACGCTCGACGACGGGGGCGTCTCCCTGTTCGTGGTGAACCGGTCCCTGACCGACGCCTTCGACCTCGACGTCGACCTCAGCCAGCTCGCCGGGAGCCGCACGCTGAGCCTCGCCGAGGCCCACGTGATCGCCGACGAGGACCTGACGGCCGCCAACACACTGCCCGATCCGGAGCGCGTCGCCCCGAAGTCGCTGGAGGTCGCTGTCGACCCGATGGTCTCCGCGCAGTTGCCTCCGGTCTCCTGGGCAGCGATCCGGCTGGAGTTCTGA